One Candidatus Polarisedimenticolia bacterium genomic region harbors:
- a CDS encoding DUF420 domain-containing protein: protein MSGDDRLPTRLLWSLLVLVIAAIAVAFLWSRYGAGSRARALPDLGALPDFTLTDSAGRTITRADLEGRVTVADFIFTSCSAQCPTVTAQMAKLQTWALPRWPEALLISFTVDPERDTPEALAEYARGFSADPARWRFVTGPPKALDALIRNGFRVAGASKTPVDTSPEATLHSVSLVLLDPQVRIRGYYESTDPAEMAKLRADLAALAGSLHPLFSTRSLPHLNAGLNAASFLLLCGGYFFIRRERIPAHRACMISAFATSVLFFISYVAYHLQAGSVRFPGVGWIRPVYFSLLLSHTLLAATVPFLAIVTLARALRLDFAAHRRLARWTFPIWAYVSITGVLVYVMLYWVYGAKA from the coding sequence ATGAGCGGCGACGACCGGTTGCCGACGCGCCTGCTCTGGTCCCTCCTGGTCCTGGTGATCGCGGCGATCGCGGTCGCTTTTCTCTGGAGCCGCTACGGCGCCGGCAGCCGGGCCCGCGCCCTGCCCGACCTGGGCGCGCTCCCCGATTTCACTCTCACCGACAGCGCCGGCCGCACGATCACGCGCGCCGACCTCGAAGGGCGCGTGACGGTGGCCGACTTCATCTTCACTTCCTGCTCCGCCCAGTGCCCGACCGTCACCGCCCAGATGGCGAAGCTGCAGACCTGGGCGCTGCCGCGCTGGCCGGAGGCCCTCCTGATCTCCTTCACCGTCGATCCGGAGCGCGACACGCCGGAAGCCCTGGCCGAGTACGCCCGGGGCTTCTCGGCCGATCCGGCACGCTGGCGCTTCGTGACCGGCCCACCGAAGGCGCTCGACGCGCTGATCCGGAACGGCTTCCGGGTCGCGGGAGCCTCCAAGACGCCGGTCGACACTTCCCCCGAGGCGACCCTGCACAGCGTCTCGCTCGTCCTTCTCGACCCGCAGGTCCGGATTCGCGGCTATTACGAATCGACCGATCCGGCCGAGATGGCGAAGCTGCGGGCCGACCTCGCGGCGCTCGCCGGCAGCCTCCACCCGCTCTTCTCCACCCGCTCTCTGCCCCATCTGAACGCCGGATTGAACGCCGCGAGCTTCCTCCTCCTCTGCGGGGGGTACTTCTTCATCCGGCGGGAGCGGATACCGGCCCACCGCGCCTGCATGATTTCCGCCTTCGCGACCTCGGTCCTCTTCTTCATCTCATACGTCGCCTACCATCTTCAGGCGGGCTCGGTCCGCTTCCCCGGCGTCGGATGGATTCGACCCGTCTATTTCTCGCTGCTCCTTTCCCACACTCTCCTGGCCGCGACCGTCCCGTTCCTGGCGATCGTGACGCTGGCGCGGGCTCTGCGCCTCGATTTCGCCGCCCACCGCCGCCTCGCCCGCTGGACCTTCCCCATCTGGGCCTACGTCTCGATCACCGGCGTCCTGGTCTACGTCATGCTCTATTGGGTTTACGGGGCGAAGGCTTAG
- a CDS encoding ABC transporter ATP-binding protein — protein MSRSDPALEVQGLRHLYGDRQALREVSFTVDRGEIFGLLGPNGGGKTTLFRILSTLAVPTEGRASLFGRILSRSTDGETLRAIRRRIGVVFQAFSLDKKLTVRENLRHQGHLYGLSGAPLKGRIDDLLGRFRLADRAGDRVEVLSGGLCRRVELAKGLLHGPEILLLDEPATGLDPGARHDLWEYLERLRRDNGVTVLLTTHLLEEAERCDRIGILSRGQLVALDRPDALKAMIGGDVVWIETPRPTQLAEAIRERLGEAAQVVDGAVRLERPEGHRFLPSLIESFAGQISAVKVGKPTLEDVFIRLTGHLFREEEKEEAPAAAGRER, from the coding sequence ATGAGCCGGAGCGATCCGGCCCTGGAGGTCCAGGGCCTGCGGCACCTTTACGGCGATCGGCAAGCCCTGCGAGAGGTCAGCTTCACCGTCGATCGCGGCGAGATCTTCGGGCTGCTCGGTCCCAACGGCGGCGGCAAGACGACCCTCTTCCGGATCCTCTCCACGCTCGCCGTCCCGACCGAAGGCCGGGCCTCGCTGTTCGGGCGGATCCTGAGCCGCTCGACCGACGGGGAGACGCTCCGGGCGATCCGGCGGCGCATCGGCGTCGTGTTCCAAGCCTTCAGCCTGGACAAGAAGCTCACGGTCCGGGAGAACCTGAGGCATCAGGGGCACCTCTACGGATTGTCGGGCGCGCCGCTTAAGGGGCGGATCGACGACCTCCTGGGACGCTTCCGACTCGCCGATCGGGCGGGCGATCGGGTGGAAGTCCTCTCCGGCGGCCTCTGCCGGCGGGTCGAGCTGGCCAAGGGACTCCTCCACGGGCCCGAAATCCTCTTGCTGGACGAGCCGGCGACCGGGCTCGATCCAGGCGCCCGTCACGATCTCTGGGAGTACTTGGAGAGGCTCCGCCGCGACAACGGCGTCACCGTGCTCCTCACGACCCATCTCCTGGAGGAGGCGGAGCGTTGCGATCGGATCGGGATCCTGAGCCGCGGCCAGCTGGTGGCGCTCGACCGGCCCGACGCGCTGAAGGCGATGATCGGCGGCGACGTCGTCTGGATCGAGACGCCGCGCCCGACGCAGCTCGCCGAGGCCATCCGGGAGAGGCTCGGCGAGGCGGCGCAGGTGGTCGACGGAGCGGTGCGGCTCGAGCGGCCCGAGGGACACCGTTTCCTGCCTTCCTTGATCGAGAGCTTCGCGGGACAAATCTCGGCCGTCAAGGTCGGAAAGCCGACGCTCGAGGACGTCTTCATCCGCCTCACGGGGCACCTCTTCCGCGAGGAGGAGAAGGAGGAGGCGCCGGCCGCCGCGGGAAGGGAGCGGTGA
- the coxB gene encoding cytochrome c oxidase subunit II translates to MFVWLPEVASTYGPRIDHLFYIILALTGGSMILTEACLFWFAWKYRHREGRRAHYTHGNKTIEAVWTVIPAGILVMLTFMSKSVWDLVKHTNPPSDVNLLITASQFNWEVRYPGSDGKLDTPDDVVLNNEMHVPLGRPTHIMLRSKDVIHSFFLPNMRVKQDVVPGLTIPIWFEPTKAGNYEIGCAELCGFGHYTMHGILTVHPAEEYKAWLEQAEKEAGPQAAPAADEGPA, encoded by the coding sequence ATGTTCGTCTGGCTGCCGGAAGTCGCCTCGACCTACGGTCCGCGCATCGACCATCTCTTCTACATCATTCTCGCCCTGACCGGCGGAAGCATGATCCTCACCGAGGCCTGCCTCTTCTGGTTCGCCTGGAAATACCGGCATCGTGAAGGGCGCCGGGCGCATTACACGCACGGAAACAAGACGATCGAAGCGGTGTGGACGGTGATCCCGGCCGGCATCCTCGTGATGCTGACCTTCATGAGCAAGTCGGTGTGGGATCTCGTGAAGCACACCAATCCCCCCAGCGACGTGAATCTGCTGATCACCGCCAGCCAGTTCAACTGGGAGGTCCGCTATCCGGGATCGGACGGCAAGCTGGATACACCAGACGACGTCGTCCTGAACAACGAGATGCACGTTCCCCTGGGCCGGCCGACCCACATCATGCTGCGATCGAAGGACGTGATCCACAGCTTCTTCCTTCCCAACATGAGGGTGAAGCAGGATGTCGTCCCGGGGTTGACCATTCCGATCTGGTTCGAGCCGACGAAGGCCGGGAACTACGAGATCGGCTGCGCCGAGCTCTGCGGATTCGGTCATTACACGATGCACGGAATCCTGACGGTCCACCCCGCCGAGGAGTACAAAGCGTGGCTCGAGCAGGCGGAGAAGGAGGCCGGCCCCCAGGCGGCTCCCGCCGCCGACGAGGGCCCCGCATAG
- a CDS encoding protein kinase, giving the protein MEVQVGSTISHYRILRKLGSGGMGVVYEAEDGQLGRRVAVKFLSEAMEQDPSTLERFQREARAASSLNHPGICTVHAIEEHEKRHFIVMELLEGETLAQRMARQPLEIGELLDLGIQIADALESAHSKGIVHRDLKPVNLIINARGQLKILDFGLAKVGAGGGPVDRAGEPSQAETMLKSGQLTTAGAVLGTVSYMSPEQARGLLTDARTDLFSLGAVLYQMATGQLPFPGDTQPVVFEAILNRPPRPLSEANPRMPAELARILEKALEKDRNLRHQTATELKTDLLRLKRDLDSGKRKSSDLSDSKASDRASEKSIAVLYFENLSGNKEDVYLRDGITEDIITELSKIRGMKVFSRPTVLGYRDKSVTPTQIGQQLGAAYVLAGSLRSAGSRLRITTQLVDTHTDFPLWSERYDREMKDVFEVQDEIAQKIAAALRIQLSPQEQQALAAKPTDNMQAYDLYLRGRSYARRLTRQDLEFALQMFENAVTQDAKFALAFAAIANVCAYYHAHYAREDVWIHRARAAAERAMALQPDVPEVMVAQAWILYAKGQYDEMTAIVRNVIARKRDCEGAYYLLLRGLYASGRYQEVANVADEAIESSGTDYNVYVPIMNSLGALAKEEALRNIRHRGMQALEAHLREVPEDARARILVGVWYAMEGRHEDAIRETNLAMLLRPNEAMVHYNAACTFCQINKKAEALDALGKAWRNGFKDADWARRDPDLAILRGDPEFEKLYPEAHP; this is encoded by the coding sequence ATGGAAGTCCAGGTCGGCAGCACCATCTCGCACTACCGGATCCTGCGCAAGCTCGGCTCCGGGGGCATGGGCGTGGTCTACGAGGCGGAGGACGGCCAGCTCGGCCGGCGGGTCGCCGTCAAGTTTCTCTCCGAGGCGATGGAGCAGGATCCCTCCACCCTCGAGCGCTTCCAGCGGGAGGCGCGGGCAGCCTCCTCGCTCAACCATCCCGGCATTTGCACCGTCCATGCGATCGAGGAGCACGAAAAGCGGCACTTCATCGTGATGGAGCTGCTGGAGGGGGAAACCCTCGCGCAGCGCATGGCCCGCCAGCCCCTCGAGATCGGCGAGCTCCTCGATCTCGGGATCCAGATCGCCGACGCGCTCGAGTCGGCGCATTCGAAGGGGATCGTGCACCGGGACCTCAAGCCGGTGAACCTGATCATCAACGCGCGCGGCCAGCTGAAGATTCTCGATTTCGGCCTGGCCAAGGTGGGGGCGGGGGGCGGCCCCGTGGATCGCGCCGGCGAACCCTCTCAGGCCGAGACGATGCTCAAGTCGGGGCAGCTGACGACGGCGGGGGCGGTGCTCGGGACCGTCTCCTACATGTCTCCGGAGCAGGCGCGCGGGCTGCTGACCGATGCGCGCACCGACCTGTTCTCTCTCGGAGCCGTCCTCTACCAGATGGCGACGGGGCAGCTGCCGTTCCCGGGAGATACGCAGCCGGTGGTGTTCGAGGCGATCCTGAACCGCCCGCCGCGGCCGCTCTCCGAGGCCAACCCCCGGATGCCCGCCGAGCTGGCAAGGATTCTCGAAAAGGCGCTCGAAAAGGACCGGAACCTCCGGCATCAGACCGCGACGGAGCTCAAGACCGACCTGCTGCGACTCAAGCGCGATCTCGACTCCGGGAAGCGGAAGTCGTCGGACCTATCCGACTCGAAAGCCTCGGACCGGGCTTCCGAGAAATCGATCGCGGTCCTGTACTTCGAGAACCTGAGCGGGAACAAGGAAGACGTCTACCTGCGGGACGGCATCACCGAGGACATCATCACGGAGCTGTCGAAAATCCGCGGGATGAAAGTCTTCTCACGACCGACCGTCCTGGGCTATCGGGACAAATCGGTGACCCCCACCCAGATCGGCCAGCAGCTCGGCGCGGCCTACGTGCTGGCCGGGAGCCTGAGGAGCGCCGGCAGCCGGCTGCGCATCACCACCCAGCTGGTCGACACCCACACCGACTTCCCGCTCTGGTCCGAGCGCTACGACCGTGAGATGAAGGACGTGTTCGAAGTCCAGGACGAGATCGCCCAGAAGATCGCCGCGGCCCTGCGGATCCAGCTCTCCCCGCAGGAGCAGCAGGCGCTCGCGGCCAAGCCCACCGACAACATGCAGGCCTATGATCTCTACCTGCGGGGCCGGAGCTACGCCCGGCGGCTGACCCGGCAGGACCTCGAATTCGCGCTCCAGATGTTCGAGAACGCCGTGACCCAGGATGCGAAGTTCGCGCTGGCCTTCGCGGCGATCGCCAACGTCTGCGCCTACTACCACGCCCACTACGCGCGGGAGGACGTCTGGATTCATCGCGCCCGGGCCGCCGCCGAGCGGGCGATGGCGCTTCAGCCCGACGTGCCGGAAGTGATGGTCGCCCAAGCGTGGATCCTCTACGCCAAGGGACAGTACGACGAGATGACGGCGATCGTGCGCAACGTCATCGCCCGCAAGCGTGACTGCGAGGGGGCCTATTACCTCCTGCTGCGCGGCCTCTACGCTTCCGGACGGTACCAGGAGGTCGCGAACGTGGCCGACGAGGCGATCGAGTCGAGCGGGACCGATTACAACGTCTACGTTCCGATTATGAATTCGCTGGGCGCGCTGGCCAAGGAGGAGGCGCTGCGGAACATCCGGCATCGCGGGATGCAGGCGCTGGAGGCGCATCTGCGCGAGGTGCCTGAGGATGCCCGGGCCCGGATCCTGGTAGGCGTGTGGTACGCCATGGAGGGGCGCCACGAAGACGCAATCCGGGAGACCAATCTCGCCATGCTCCTGCGCCCCAACGAGGCGATGGTCCACTACAACGCCGCCTGCACCTTCTGCCAGATCAACAAGAAGGCCGAGGCGCTCGACGCCTTGGGCAAAGCCTGGCGCAACGGGTTCAAGGACGCGGATTGGGCCCGCCGTGATCCCGATCTGGCGATCCTCCGCGGCGACCCGGAATTCGAAAAGCTTTACCCGGAAGCGCATCCCTGA
- the cyoE gene encoding heme o synthase: MSEMIGLEQVAESRVASGSLSDYLELTKPRVTSLVVATTAFGFYLGSRGGIDPVLLFHALLGTTLVAGGTSALNQVIERDSDAKMERTRRRPLPAGRLQPVQALGFATALASAGMVYLALTVNLLTALLAAATLASYIFLYTPLKARTPLATLVGAVPGALPPLGGWAAAAGSLAAGGWALFAILFLWQLPHSLAIAWMYRDDYVRGGFRLLPAVDPSGDGTVRRILGNALVLIPVSLTPALFGLTGIVYFYGALALGLFLIWHCAGILRDRGHASARRIVLASVIYLPALLLLMALDKIR; this comes from the coding sequence ATGAGCGAGATGATTGGGCTCGAACAGGTGGCGGAGTCGCGGGTTGCCTCGGGAAGCCTGTCCGACTATCTGGAGCTGACCAAGCCGCGCGTCACCTCGCTGGTGGTCGCCACCACCGCCTTCGGGTTCTATCTGGGAAGCCGCGGCGGGATCGATCCCGTCCTGCTATTCCACGCGCTCCTCGGCACCACGCTGGTCGCGGGAGGGACGAGCGCGCTCAACCAGGTGATCGAGCGCGACAGCGACGCGAAGATGGAGCGGACGCGCCGACGGCCGCTGCCCGCCGGGAGGCTGCAGCCGGTGCAGGCGCTCGGCTTCGCGACGGCGCTGGCCTCGGCGGGGATGGTCTATCTGGCGCTCACGGTCAATCTTCTGACGGCCCTGCTCGCCGCCGCGACCCTGGCGAGCTATATCTTCTTATATACCCCGCTCAAGGCGCGGACCCCGCTCGCCACTCTCGTCGGGGCGGTCCCGGGCGCGCTGCCGCCGCTGGGGGGGTGGGCGGCGGCCGCGGGGTCGCTGGCGGCGGGCGGCTGGGCGTTGTTCGCCATCCTCTTCCTGTGGCAGCTGCCGCATTCGCTGGCGATCGCCTGGATGTATCGCGACGACTATGTCCGGGGGGGGTTCCGCCTCCTGCCGGCGGTCGATCCAAGCGGCGACGGCACCGTCCGGAGGATCCTCGGCAACGCTCTCGTCCTGATCCCCGTGAGCCTGACGCCGGCGCTTTTCGGGCTGACCGGCATCGTCTATTTCTACGGAGCGCTGGCGCTCGGCCTTTTCCTGATCTGGCACTGCGCCGGAATCCTGCGCGACCGGGGTCACGCCAGCGCCCGCCGGATCGTCCTGGCCTCCGTCATCTACCTTCCGGCGCTCCTGCTGTTGATGGCACTGGACAAGATCCGATGA
- a CDS encoding cbb3-type cytochrome c oxidase subunit I yields the protein MTQSHASAPDHGPTSFWTKYVFSQDHKVIGIQFMFVSFFFMLIGGFLAMMIRWQLAYPDRALPGGSLFPSSVLEEGHITPPVYNQIFTMHGTIMIFFVIIPMLTGAFGNYLIPLMIGARDMAFPKLNMLSYWVLVPSAFVILSSFFVPLGPAAAGWTNYPPLSYDPQWTGVGIGHTLWLVALLMSGTSSIMGSLNYITTIVNMRAPGMSFFRMPLTIWALFVTAILQLMATPVLASVLGMLLLDRTVGTHFFAPAGGGHVILWQHLFWFYSHPAVYIMILPAMGFVSDIISTFSRKPIFGYHAMAYSIMGIAGLGFIVWGHHMFQSGMNPTLGTSFMMSTMLIAVPSAIKTFNWLGTLWRGTIHFTTAMLNAMAFVSMFIIGGLSGIFMASTPVDIFIHDTYFIVAHLHYVLFGGSMFGIFASVHYWFPKMFGRMMSERWGKVHFVLTFIAYNLTFFPMHLLGMGGMMRRIYDPTQYDFLKPLQPMNIFVSMSAFTLGLVQLIFMLNFLISLFRGKKVDRNPWRANSLEWAAPSPPGHGNFETIPTVYRGPYEFSSPESKEDYLPQDVPSALPAGAPAGVH from the coding sequence ATGACCCAGTCCCACGCGAGCGCGCCCGATCACGGCCCCACCAGCTTCTGGACGAAGTACGTCTTCTCCCAGGATCACAAAGTCATCGGGATCCAGTTCATGTTCGTGAGCTTCTTCTTCATGCTCATCGGCGGCTTCCTGGCGATGATGATCCGCTGGCAGCTCGCCTACCCCGACCGCGCGCTGCCGGGGGGGAGCCTCTTCCCGTCCAGCGTCCTGGAGGAAGGCCACATCACCCCGCCGGTCTACAACCAGATCTTCACCATGCACGGGACGATCATGATCTTCTTCGTGATCATTCCGATGCTCACCGGCGCGTTCGGAAACTACCTGATCCCCCTGATGATCGGCGCGCGGGACATGGCCTTTCCCAAGCTCAACATGCTCTCCTACTGGGTCCTGGTCCCTTCGGCGTTCGTCATCCTGTCCAGCTTCTTCGTCCCGCTGGGGCCGGCGGCGGCGGGCTGGACCAACTACCCGCCCCTGTCGTACGACCCGCAGTGGACGGGGGTCGGCATCGGCCACACCCTCTGGCTGGTCGCGCTGCTGATGTCGGGGACCTCCTCCATCATGGGATCGCTGAACTACATCACCACCATCGTCAACATGCGTGCCCCGGGGATGTCGTTCTTCCGCATGCCGCTCACCATCTGGGCGCTGTTCGTCACCGCCATCCTCCAGCTCATGGCGACGCCGGTCCTGGCGTCGGTCCTGGGGATGCTCCTCCTGGACCGGACGGTGGGGACGCATTTCTTCGCCCCCGCCGGCGGAGGCCACGTCATCCTCTGGCAACATCTCTTCTGGTTCTATTCGCATCCGGCCGTCTACATCATGATCCTGCCGGCCATGGGATTCGTCTCCGACATCATCTCCACCTTCTCCCGCAAGCCGATCTTCGGCTATCACGCCATGGCGTACTCGATCATGGGGATCGCGGGCCTCGGCTTCATCGTCTGGGGCCATCACATGTTCCAGAGCGGCATGAACCCGACGCTGGGCACTTCCTTCATGATGTCGACGATGCTCATCGCCGTCCCTTCGGCCATCAAGACCTTCAACTGGCTGGGAACCTTGTGGCGGGGGACGATCCATTTCACGACGGCGATGCTCAACGCCATGGCCTTCGTGTCGATGTTCATCATCGGCGGGCTGTCGGGCATCTTCATGGCCTCCACCCCCGTCGACATCTTCATCCACGACACCTACTTCATCGTGGCGCACCTCCACTACGTCCTGTTCGGCGGCAGCATGTTCGGCATCTTCGCCTCCGTCCATTACTGGTTCCCGAAGATGTTCGGGAGGATGATGAGCGAGAGGTGGGGGAAAGTGCACTTCGTCCTGACCTTCATCGCCTACAACCTGACCTTCTTCCCCATGCACCTCCTCGGGATGGGCGGGATGATGCGGCGCATCTACGATCCGACGCAGTACGACTTCCTCAAGCCGCTGCAGCCCATGAACATCTTCGTCTCGATGAGCGCCTTCACGCTCGGGTTGGTGCAGCTCATCTTCATGCTCAACTTCCTCATCAGCCTGTTCCGCGGCAAGAAGGTCGATCGGAATCCCTGGCGGGCGAACAGCCTGGAATGGGCCGCTCCGTCGCCTCCGGGACACGGGAACTTCGAGACCATTCCCACCGTGTACCGCGGCCCGTATGAATTCTCCTCGCCGGAGTCGAAGGAGGATTACCTGCCGCAGGACGTACCCTCGGCGCTTCCGGCGGGCGCGCCGGCCGGCGTCCATTGA
- a CDS encoding COX15/CtaA family protein, which yields MSSAEDRGAPFSPALHGFAVFTALCTVVLLVAGGLVTSTGSSLAVPDWPLSFGQVLPKMEGGVLYEHGHRMVASFVGGLSVALAVWIARRERRRWVRRLAFAALLAVVLQGVLGGVTVLMRLPLAVSVGHACLGQIFFCLVVTLAVVTGRDWAGAQEARRSDGGFPPLPSLCLASTVMIFMQLVLGALVRHTGSGLAIPDFPLAFGRLVPPVLRGQVLIAYLHRLGALGVILIVSWTAARILRRHGEVAALRRPAVLMLSLLFLQVALGGLTVLSELAVVPATAHVVTGALLLATAWVATLRSFRRIAPPDVTEPSIPAGRREGWAVR from the coding sequence GTGAGCTCCGCCGAGGACCGGGGCGCTCCATTCTCCCCAGCCTTGCACGGCTTCGCAGTTTTCACGGCCCTGTGCACCGTGGTCCTTCTGGTCGCGGGAGGACTGGTGACCAGCACCGGCTCGTCGCTCGCCGTTCCGGACTGGCCCCTCTCCTTCGGCCAGGTGCTTCCCAAGATGGAAGGCGGGGTCCTCTACGAGCACGGCCACCGGATGGTCGCCTCGTTCGTCGGAGGGCTGTCGGTGGCGCTGGCCGTCTGGATCGCGCGGCGCGAGCGGCGGCGGTGGGTGAGGCGCCTGGCGTTCGCGGCGTTGCTCGCGGTGGTGCTCCAGGGAGTCCTGGGGGGCGTCACCGTTCTGATGCGCCTGCCGCTCGCCGTTTCGGTCGGGCATGCCTGTCTGGGCCAGATTTTCTTCTGCCTGGTCGTCACCCTCGCCGTGGTCACCGGGCGGGACTGGGCCGGTGCCCAGGAGGCGCGGCGATCGGACGGCGGCTTTCCGCCGCTTCCGTCGCTCTGCCTCGCGTCGACCGTCATGATCTTCATGCAGCTCGTTCTGGGGGCCCTCGTCCGGCACACCGGCTCGGGGCTGGCGATACCGGACTTTCCGCTCGCGTTCGGCCGGCTCGTGCCCCCTGTCCTGCGGGGCCAGGTCCTGATCGCGTATTTGCACCGGCTCGGAGCGCTCGGCGTGATCTTGATCGTGAGCTGGACGGCGGCTCGGATCCTGCGCCGGCACGGCGAGGTGGCGGCGCTCCGGCGCCCGGCGGTCCTGATGCTCTCCCTGCTCTTTCTGCAGGTCGCGCTGGGAGGGCTGACGGTCCTCAGCGAGCTGGCGGTCGTCCCCGCGACGGCCCACGTCGTCACGGGGGCGCTGCTCCTCGCGACGGCCTGGGTCGCCACCCTCCGGAGCTTCCGGAGGATCGCGCCGCCGGACGTGACCGAGCCGTCGATCCCCGCGGGCCGCCGGGAAGGATGGGCGGTGCGATGA
- a CDS encoding ABC transporter permease, whose product MLGVYTLWWREQVRFFRQGSRVFGAFAQPLIFWVLFGAGLQASFRPSTGGRDLSYLEYFFPGTIILILLFTAIFSTISVIEDRREGFLQGVLVAPVSRSAIVLGKVLGGTTLALVQGTVLLALSPWAGIHLTIRMFLAAVAVQFAVAFALTALSFCIAWRMDSTQGFHAIMTVFLMPLWLLSGAFFPAHGAPAWLAWVMRINPLTYGTAALRRILYGADGELPVDLPSLRASLPAIAAFGLATFLLATLLARRRTGGATG is encoded by the coding sequence ATGCTGGGCGTCTACACGCTTTGGTGGCGCGAGCAGGTGCGGTTCTTCCGGCAGGGCAGCCGCGTCTTCGGGGCCTTCGCGCAGCCGTTGATCTTCTGGGTCCTCTTCGGAGCGGGGCTGCAGGCGTCGTTCCGCCCTTCGACCGGCGGCCGGGACCTCAGCTACCTGGAATACTTCTTTCCCGGCACGATCATCCTCATCCTTCTGTTCACCGCCATCTTCTCGACCATCTCGGTCATCGAGGACCGCCGGGAGGGATTCCTCCAAGGAGTTCTCGTCGCCCCCGTCTCGCGCTCGGCGATCGTGCTGGGGAAGGTCCTCGGAGGCACCACGCTGGCCCTCGTGCAGGGAACGGTCCTCCTGGCCTTGTCCCCCTGGGCCGGGATCCACCTGACGATCCGCATGTTCCTGGCCGCGGTGGCCGTGCAATTCGCGGTGGCTTTCGCGCTGACGGCGCTGTCGTTCTGCATCGCCTGGAGGATGGATTCGACCCAGGGCTTCCATGCCATCATGACCGTCTTCCTGATGCCGCTCTGGCTGCTCTCCGGCGCGTTCTTCCCGGCGCACGGCGCTCCGGCCTGGCTGGCGTGGGTGATGCGGATCAATCCGCTGACCTACGGCACCGCCGCCCTGCGGCGCATCCTCTACGGGGCGGACGGGGAGCTTCCGGTCGATCTCCCGTCGCTGCGCGCCAGCCTGCCGGCGATCGCCGCGTTCGGGCTGGCGACGTTCCTGCTCGCCACGCTGCTGGCGCGCCGCCGAACGGGCGGAGCGACCGGATGA
- a CDS encoding cytochrome C oxidase subunit IV family protein: protein MSGEGHQEPNYMGVFVALIILTAAEIGIFYLHLPQLVMVVSLVLMALAKAGLVAAYFMHLRFEKRTLAIIVLTPLILSAVIIIGLVPDANNRFSYPRKAPTNWVLPGEKGAEESAPAEGGAPGAPGEGQEAPEAPPKDLPPAPAGETPA, encoded by the coding sequence ATGAGCGGTGAGGGGCACCAGGAGCCGAACTACATGGGGGTCTTCGTGGCCCTCATCATCCTGACCGCGGCGGAAATCGGCATCTTCTATCTGCATCTGCCGCAGCTGGTGATGGTCGTCTCGCTCGTCCTGATGGCGCTCGCCAAGGCGGGTCTCGTCGCCGCCTATTTCATGCACCTCCGCTTCGAGAAGAGAACCCTGGCGATCATCGTCCTCACCCCTCTGATCCTGTCGGCGGTGATCATCATCGGCCTCGTCCCCGACGCCAACAACCGGTTCAGCTACCCCCGCAAGGCCCCGACGAACTGGGTCCTTCCCGGCGAGAAGGGGGCCGAGGAGAGCGCGCCCGCCGAAGGCGGCGCGCCCGGGGCTCCCGGCGAGGGCCAGGAAGCTCCGGAAGCTCCGCCCAAAGACCTGCCGCCGGCGCCCGCCGGTGAGACGCCCGCCTAG
- a CDS encoding heme-copper oxidase subunit III produces MMDHASTMDPMTDPVTPSPLSPSWGKLMMWLFLMSDAMSFAGLLCAYGAVRMGNPLWPVPSSILGVPLTALNTFILICSSVTMVKAVAAIQKGDQKGLRRFLAFTMLGGAIFLGIQAYEWTHLIREGLTANRSLFGATFFALTGFHGCHVFGGVCYLGFILAAAFRGRYSATHWTSVEVVGLYWHFVDLVWILVFTFVYLI; encoded by the coding sequence ATGATGGACCATGCGAGCACCATGGATCCGATGACCGATCCGGTCACCCCCTCCCCCCTCAGCCCGAGCTGGGGGAAGCTGATGATGTGGCTCTTCCTGATGAGCGACGCCATGTCGTTCGCGGGGCTGCTGTGCGCCTACGGCGCGGTGCGCATGGGGAACCCCCTCTGGCCGGTCCCGTCCAGCATCCTCGGCGTTCCCCTCACCGCCTTGAATACCTTCATCTTGATCTGCTCGTCCGTGACGATGGTGAAGGCGGTCGCCGCGATCCAGAAGGGGGACCAGAAAGGCCTGCGGCGGTTCCTCGCCTTCACCATGCTCGGCGGGGCGATTTTCCTCGGGATTCAAGCGTACGAATGGACCCACCTGATCCGTGAAGGGCTGACGGCCAATCGAAGCCTGTTCGGGGCCACCTTCTTCGCCCTGACCGGTTTCCACGGCTGCCACGTCTTCGGAGGAGTCTGCTACCTGGGGTTCATCCTCGCCGCAGCCTTCCGCGGCCGCTACAGCGCGACCCACTGGACGTCGGTGGAAGTGGTGGGACTCTACTGGCACTTCGTCGATCTCGTCTGGATTCTCGTCTTCACCTTCGTCTATCTGATCTGA